The genomic interval CGGATCCCTATGAATGGACGAACTTGGCAAACAAGCCTGAGCACGCTGCGGTGTTGGAGCGTTTTCGCAGCGTTTCGCCGACGCAGTTTACCGAGCGTGTCGAGCCGTCGGTTGATTCTCTGACAAAGCTGTCATGGCACGAGATGCAGGACGGCCAAGCCCCTGCATCACGACCAGACGGCAACCCCTTTCCGGTTTACTTCATCAACCAGCGGGACACCGCAGTCGAGTTATGCTGGATCGATCGTCAAGGCAACCCGAAGTCCTACGGAGAGATCGCGGCGGGCAAACAGGTCAAGCAACAGGTACGTCCCGGCGCGGTCTGGATGATCCGCGATCCCGAAGCGAAATCGAACCTCGGCTTTTTCATCGTCGACGACCGAACCGCTCAAGCAATCATCCCCAAGCCGTAGGTGAGCGATTTATCGCCGTCGTATTTGCCGCCCAGTTGTCGTTGAGTCAATGGCTTCGGCTCGTGGAAATCTTTTGGTAGATTGAAGGGGAAAGCTGGCGGGTGCTTCGATACTCCCGGCGTTTGAATCTACTTTGCAAATCGGGCTGTTGTGATGAGTGATATCGAGGAAAATGAACCGGTCACGCTGTTGGTGGTCGACCATGACATCGTCCGTTTGGCTCATCATGTCCCGGACTGGGATGCGACGACGCTGGTGGTTTGTTTGTCAGAGGATCCAGTGGATTGGGCAGAGGTCCAACTCATCTGGCCTCGCTATCAGACGTCCCTGAGCGAACCTTCGGCGGATGCAATCGGGTTTGATGAGGTGACGCTCAGCGATGCGGTATCCGCCCTCAAGGAATCGGGGCCATGGATCGTTGTCGACCTGCCGCGAAAAAGAGTGTTTGCCGGCGGCGGCTACCCGGAGATCCCACGCGATAGCTGGTGCGCCGCGGGCGAAGAAACGCAGCGGGGCTATGAGTGTCAGATCTCGCTGCACATGCCGCCGTGGTGGCAGATGAACAATGACAGTCTCATCGATGACATTCTGGAACCGCGTGTGCCGATGCCGGTCGTTGCGGACCCCTGTCGCGACGTGTTGTGGGGCGAAGCACTGGAGGAGTTTTTTGCGACCAAGATCCTGGAATTGGTCCGAAGCGAAGCTTGGCATCTGGAACAGTGCGACACCGATGTGGAGATGCGATACTCGTTCACCGTTGCGGTTCATCGTGACTGGTTGATGACGCCACGCGATGACCTGGGCGGCCGAATGCCGCGTGATCGAATTCTACCCGGCAGAAACTGGATCGGTTTGCTGATCGATGGGCAACGATTTGGCGTGACGCGTGGAGGACCTCCGATGCCGATCTCACGCGACTTGCAGACCTACAAGTTCGGTCCGATGGGGACGGAAGAAATCTGCATGTACTTTGATTTGTGTCGCGAGATGATCGCCTATGGCTGGACGTGGGCGGTGGACCATCGCGATTCAGTGCCGGGTGAGGACCAGAAACGGCAACTGGCAAGCGAACTTGGCAAGCTCAAGCAGATGTGGCTTTCCTCGCCGTTTGAGGGTGGCGATCTGCCATCTGAGATCATTGATTGCGAACGAGTGCGGATTCCGAGGCAAGCGAAGCGAGGTGCTGGCGGTGGACATGTATTGGATTGCGATTGTCCCATCTGCATGATGGCGGAATCGGACGCGTTTGGCCCCATGTTCGTCGGAATCGACGGCCATCACTTGGAGCTCGACGACGAGTTTGCATTTTCGCTCTGTGAAACCAAAGCGGAATGGGAGTCGCAGCAGCAAGACTACAAAGCGTTTGCCGAGAAGATGGACGAACGGCTTGCAGCGCAGGAGAAGGAACGCGAGGAGCTTGGCGAGTTGGCGTCCCCCTGGGAACACGCGCACGTGAACTGGGACGCTATGCAATTCGGTCCAATGGCGACCATGGCGATCAGTTTCTTGCTTGCCGACATGGTGTCGTCGTTACAGGACCACGATTGCCCTCGAGATGATATCGATCAGCTCAACAACGCATTTCGCGAGTATCGAGATGCATCGCGAGACGAGATTGTTGATGCGACGCGTGCCTTCAAAGAAGCTTTGGAGGCGGTCGCCGACCGCAATTCGTTCTTGGTCTCACGCTCTGCGGATCTGCAGAGCAAGCTTGACGAATTGTGCCGTCAACAACTGGCCAGCGAGTGAACGTAGCGACTCACTCGCCTGCGTTTCGTGCGGGTTTGTTCCGCGTTTCTGCGAAATAAAATGCTTCGCAACGGTTCCGTCAGGGCTTGAATGAGCCGATTCTTGTCCACGGTCACCTCCCCAAGGAAATTTAATCGCTGCAAAACCCTCATGCGGCACCACAGCATGCCTAACACAATACGATAGCCAACTGATAAACTCAGCACTTCACGGCGGCACCGTCCAATCGCCGAGAAAATCATTCGGAGAAAGATCATGCCGCAAATCGTTCGTTGTTCGTGTGGCCAGCAACTGCAGGTCGAAGTCCCACCGCAGGGAGTTCGCGTGCGCTGTCCCAGTTGTTCTGCCGAGTTGTCATTAAGCGGGCAACCTACGGCTCCCGTTTCACAACCCGTCGTACCTTTTTCGCCTGCCTCGGCACCGCCCAGTACCGGCAGCAATCCATTCGGGACGGCAGCGGCACCCCATCGCCCAACGGCTCCCAAGAATGCAAGCCCAGTCAAGATCTTAGCGATCGTGGTGGCGAGCATGGCGGCGCTGCTGTTGCTCGCGTGCGGTGGTGTTTTTGCTTTGCAATCCTTCAACGGTGGCGGACAAGCTGTTGCGTTGGAGGAATCCGACAAGCCTGTCACAAAGGCTGAAGTGGAGAAGGTTTCTGCGGAGATCGAGTCCGGATTGCAGTCGGGGGCAATCGCAATCGTCGAGTCTCACATTGACTGGGAACGCATGATTGCCGAATCGATCGCTAATCTGGATTTGAATGCTGGATTCAAGTCGCAGTTTGGAAAAGGTCTCTTGCAAGGAATCCAGACTCGTGGCTGGGCCGGGCCGGTACATCAAGCCACAAGTGGTAATGTCAAGCTGCTCAGAGTCCGTGACAAGGAACGCGGTCCGGTGGCGCTGTTGCGAATCGAACCGACCGGAGCAGGAGTCGGATACTTTGAAATCGCCTATTTTCGCGACACCGATGACAAGGTCAAAGTGGCTGACATCTACAACTTTGCCACCGGTGAATGGCTGACGGAAACCTTGTACCGGATGTCGTTGCCTTTGGTTGCTGAACAGAACAAATCGATCCTGGAGAAACTCAATGGCAACGAGAGCTTGCTGGTCAAGCACCTCAGCGACTTGGAACGTATCCGCATGCTCGGTCAAACCAACCCTGATGCGGCATTGCGTTCGTTTCGCACTTTGCCTCCCAGTGTTCAGCAAGACAAGTCGTTCATGATCTTGCGAATCACCATCGCGACACAGGCCGAAGATGACTCGGAATACGATTCAGCGCTCAAGGATTTCATGCGACTGTTTCCCAATGACCCCGCGGCAGCCTTGTTCTCCATCGACTACTACGCCTTGCAGGGGGAACTGGACAAGTCGATCGCGGCAATCGACAAGTTGAATGAGATGGTCGGCGGCGACGCGGCCTTGCTGGTCCTGAGAGCTTCCGTTCACTCTGTGAGCGGTGACACACAAGCGGCCAAGGAGGATCTGAACAAGGCGATCGAAATGGAGCCCGAGCACAAGGGCGCCCAAGAGATGCTTCGGCAACTCTAGATCAAGACGTGCTGACACGTGTCTGTAGTGGACGAGGTCACGAGTCCTCGACACGTTTTTACCCTACAGGGACTCGTCACCTCGTCCACTACGGAGGGTGCAGCCTCATCTGCTACTCGCATTTTTGTTCCCTACAGTGCTTTGCTGATCTTGCGCACCACACTGATTACAATCAAGCTCTTCGTCCCCCCAAGCTCCCCTCCTGTTTTCTATTCCGGAAACCGTTTCCATGCGTTGTTTTCTCGCAATCATGACCCTTGGTTTTGCGTGTGCCTGCCAAGCAGAGTTCCCTCCGCTGTTCAACACCGAACCCGTCTCTGATGAGTCCTTGATGACACCAGCAGACGCTGCCGCCGGGATGAAACTGCCGGAGGGATTCACGGCAACTGCATTTGCGGCGGAACCCAATGTCCAAAACCCCATCGCCATGACGTGGGACGGCAAAGGACGATTGTGGATCGCGGAGAACTACACGTACGCGGAACGGACTCAACGTTTTCAGTTGGATTTGCATGACCGTGTTGTGATTCTCGATGGCGCGACTGGCGATCAAATGACAAAGCGGACCGTGTTTACGGACAACGTACAGATGCTGACGGGGATCGAAGTCGGGATGGGTGGCGTTTGGTTGATGTGCCCGCCCAAGCTGCTATTCATTCCAGACGCGAATCAGGACGACGTTCCGGATGGTCCCGCCGAAACGGTGTTGGACGGATTCACGGTTGCCGCTGCCAATTATCACAACTTTGCCAACGGGATTCGATTCGGGCCCGATGGCTGGTTATACGGCCGCTGCGGCGGTTCGTGTCCTGGGCGAATCGGCGTCCCAGGTACTGACGACGCAAATCGATTGGCGATGGAAGGTGGAATTTGGCGTTACCATCCGCGTCGAAAGACTGTCGAAGTGCTGACCAGTGGAACCACGAACCCTTGGGGACACGACTGGAATTCGTTGGGTGAGATGTTTTTCGTCAACACCGTCAACGGGCACCTTTGGCACATGATCCCCGGCTCTCACTTGACCCGTCCATTCTTGCTGGACCCCAATCGGCGAACGTATGAACTGATCGATTTTCACGCCGACCACTGGCATTTTGATACCACCGGCAGTTGGACGGACTCACGCGACGGTGCTGCAAATCAGTTCGGTGGCGGCCATGCTCACAGCGGATGCATGGTCTATCAAGGAGACGCGTGGCCTGAGAAGTATCGTGGTCAGCTTTTCACCTTGAATTTCCACGGTCGTCGCGCAAACCAGGAACGATTGCAGCGTGAGGGCAGCGGCTATGTTGCACGTCACGACGAAGATTTTATGATTGCCACCGATACTTGGTTCCGCGGAATGGATCTCAGCAGCGGACCCGATGGAAACGTCTTTGTGATCGACTGGAGCGATGCGGGGGAGTGTCACGAGCACACCGGTGTTCACCGAACCAGCGGACGTGTTTTCAAAATCAAGCCTTCGGGGGCTGAGCAGGATACCGTCATTCCCGCCTGGTCCAGCGACGCAATCATTGCCGGCTTGACGAAATCCCGGAACGTGTGGCATCAGCGACAAGCCCAATTGGCACTGATGTCCCATCCGGAAAACCCGCAAGTCGTCACTGCTCTGCGTGATACCCTTGCAAAAACCCTAGACGCTCCGGTTGCGATCCGATGCCTGACGACCTTGCATAGCATTGATCAACTGGAGCCTGGGCAACTCACGGCGATGCTGTCCCATTCGAACGAGCACGTGCGAGCTTGGGCCATTCGCTTGGCGACTGATGCAATGCCTATCGATGATTGCATGGGCCCTCACTGGAAATCGAATCAGTCGGTCTCGGTCGATCCCACGCTGCTGCAATCATTAGTGGACCTGGCCGCTCACGACAAGTCTGCGTTGGTCCGACTGACGCTTGCCTCCACATTGCAACGTCTGCCCGTCGAACGGCGGGCCGAATTGGCTTTGCCTCTGGTGGCTCATGCTTCGGATGCCGACGATCACAACTTGCCGTTGATGATTTGGTACGGGCTGATCCCCGTAGCGGATACCCAGCACCAACAGATCGCAGCGGTGGCTGCAAAATGCGAGTTGCCGACCACATTGCGGTTGATTTCACGGGTTGCGGCGGAGGAAATCGAGAAACAGCCTGCGATCTTGGACTCCATCTTGGTGGCATGTTCTGATAGGGGTGAGCAGGCCCGTGGCAGCGTATTGCAGGGGATCAGCGAAGGATTGATCGGCTGGCAGCGGGCGCCAAAGCCCGAGCATTGGGACGACTTTGTCAACAAGTCTGGTCAACAGCATGTCGATCTGACACGAGAACTGAACGTCTTGTTCGGTGACGGGCGAGCCATGCAAGACTTGATCGAAGTCGCAATGGGAAAGACCGACGCATCAGACGAAAGTCGGCTTGCGGCGTTGGAGAAACTGATTCAAATCGACCCGCCCCAGCTTCGCGAGATCTGTGAGTCGTTGCTGGGCAACAACCGTTTGAACGTGATGGCCGCGCGCGGACTTTCCAAGTTCAACGACCCGTCCATTGGCAAGGCGATCGTTAATCGGTACGGCAGTTTTCGGGCGCCGTTTCGTCCCCAAGTGGTCTCCATTCTGTCCTCACGTCCGTCCTTTGCCACCGAACTGCTCCACGCGATCGAAGATGGCAAGATCTCACGAAGCGACCTATCAGCGTTTCAAGCCCGGCAGATTCTGTCCTTGGGTGACGACACGGTCGCTCAATTGGTACGCGACGTCTGGGGCGATGTGCGTGAAAGCTCAGATGAAAAGAAAGCTCGCATGGCAGCTCTGACGGCGCAACTTGGGCCAGATTCGCTGGCGCACTCCGATCGCTCAGCGGGCCGTGCGGTCTTTGCCAAGACTTGCCAAACATGCCATCGACTCTACGGCGTCGGTGGTAAGGTCGGACCGGATTTGACCGGTTCGAATCGCAA from Stieleria varia carries:
- a CDS encoding tetratricopeptide repeat protein, whose protein sequence is MPQIVRCSCGQQLQVEVPPQGVRVRCPSCSAELSLSGQPTAPVSQPVVPFSPASAPPSTGSNPFGTAAAPHRPTAPKNASPVKILAIVVASMAALLLLACGGVFALQSFNGGGQAVALEESDKPVTKAEVEKVSAEIESGLQSGAIAIVESHIDWERMIAESIANLDLNAGFKSQFGKGLLQGIQTRGWAGPVHQATSGNVKLLRVRDKERGPVALLRIEPTGAGVGYFEIAYFRDTDDKVKVADIYNFATGEWLTETLYRMSLPLVAEQNKSILEKLNGNESLLVKHLSDLERIRMLGQTNPDAALRSFRTLPPSVQQDKSFMILRITIATQAEDDSEYDSALKDFMRLFPNDPAAALFSIDYYALQGELDKSIAAIDKLNEMVGGDAALLVLRASVHSVSGDTQAAKEDLNKAIEMEPEHKGAQEMLRQL
- a CDS encoding PVC-type heme-binding CxxCH protein — translated: MRCFLAIMTLGFACACQAEFPPLFNTEPVSDESLMTPADAAAGMKLPEGFTATAFAAEPNVQNPIAMTWDGKGRLWIAENYTYAERTQRFQLDLHDRVVILDGATGDQMTKRTVFTDNVQMLTGIEVGMGGVWLMCPPKLLFIPDANQDDVPDGPAETVLDGFTVAAANYHNFANGIRFGPDGWLYGRCGGSCPGRIGVPGTDDANRLAMEGGIWRYHPRRKTVEVLTSGTTNPWGHDWNSLGEMFFVNTVNGHLWHMIPGSHLTRPFLLDPNRRTYELIDFHADHWHFDTTGSWTDSRDGAANQFGGGHAHSGCMVYQGDAWPEKYRGQLFTLNFHGRRANQERLQREGSGYVARHDEDFMIATDTWFRGMDLSSGPDGNVFVIDWSDAGECHEHTGVHRTSGRVFKIKPSGAEQDTVIPAWSSDAIIAGLTKSRNVWHQRQAQLALMSHPENPQVVTALRDTLAKTLDAPVAIRCLTTLHSIDQLEPGQLTAMLSHSNEHVRAWAIRLATDAMPIDDCMGPHWKSNQSVSVDPTLLQSLVDLAAHDKSALVRLTLASTLQRLPVERRAELALPLVAHASDADDHNLPLMIWYGLIPVADTQHQQIAAVAAKCELPTTLRLISRVAAEEIEKQPAILDSILVACSDRGEQARGSVLQGISEGLIGWQRAPKPEHWDDFVNKSGQQHVDLTRELNVLFGDGRAMQDLIEVAMGKTDASDESRLAALEKLIQIDPPQLREICESLLGNNRLNVMAARGLSKFNDPSIGKAIVNRYGSFRAPFRPQVVSILSSRPSFATELLHAIEDGKISRSDLSAFQARQILSLGDDTVAQLVRDVWGDVRESSDEKKARMAALTAQLGPDSLAHSDRSAGRAVFAKTCQTCHRLYGVGGKVGPDLTGSNRNNLDYLVSNIVDPSSVVDKNYRMSLILMTDGRVISGLVTDENDKSVSIQTATEALVLSKDQIESRKLTDKSSMPEGLIDTLSETEVRDLFGYLSHPTQVDLPE